One Oncorhynchus masou masou isolate Uvic2021 chromosome 18, UVic_Omas_1.1, whole genome shotgun sequence DNA window includes the following coding sequences:
- the LOC135559421 gene encoding octapeptide-repeat protein T2-like: protein MCKEEKTERVNEFGKTAPGESERESGSRGRESGESYCRILQRERGGRGRESGESYCRILQRETGSRGRESGESYCRILQRERGSRGRESGESYYRILQRERGSRGRESGESYCRILQRETGSRGRESGESYCRILQRERGSRGRESGESYCRILQRERGSRGRESGESYCRILQRERGGRGRESGESYCRILQRERGVEAENRERVTAGYYREREGVEAENRERVTAGYYRERGGVEAENRERVTAGYYRERGGVEAENRESVTAGYYRERRGVEAENRERVTAGYYRERGGVEAENRESVTAGYYRERGGVEAEDECSTKN from the coding sequence ATGTGTAaggaagagaaaacagagagagtgaatgagttTGGAAAGACGGCaccaggagagagcgagagagagagtgggagtagagGCAGAGAATCGGGAGAGAGTTACTGCAGgatactacagagagagagagggggtagaggcaGAGAATCGGGAGAGAGTTACTGCAGGAtactacagagagagacggggagtagAGGCAGAGAATCGGGAGAGAGTTACTGCAGgatactacagagagagagggggagtagaggcaGAGAATCGGGAGAGAGTTACTACAGgatactacagagagagagggggagtagaggcaGAGAATCGGGAGAGAGTTACTGCAGGAtactacagagagagacggggagtagAGGCAGAGAATCGGGAGAGAGTTACTGCAGgatactacagagagagagggggagtagaggcaGAGAATCGGGAGAGAGTTACTGCAGgatactacagagagagagggggagtagaggcaGAGAATCGGGAGAGAGTTACTGCAGgatactacagagagagagagggggtagaggcaGAGAATCGGGAGAGAGTTACTGCAGgatactacagagagagaggggggtagaggcaGAGAATCGGGAGAGAGTTACTGCAGgatactacagagagagagagggggtagaggcaGAGAATCGGGAGAGAGTTACTGCAGgatactacagagagagagggggagtagaggcaGAGAATCGGGAGAGAGTTACTGCAGgatactacagagagagagggggagtagaggcaGAGAATCGGGAGAGCGTTACTGCAGGAtactacagagagagacggggagtagAGGCAGAGAATCGGGAGAGAGTTACTGCAGgatactacagagagagagggggagtagaggcaGAGAATCGGGAGAGCGTTACTGCAGgatactacagagagagagggggggtagaggcaGAAGACGAGTGCAGCACAAAGAATTAG